Proteins found in one Orcinus orca chromosome 11, mOrcOrc1.1, whole genome shotgun sequence genomic segment:
- the LOC105748207 gene encoding testis-specific H1 histone, which translates to MAEGAETMGESQGADVKTQQTTENVLGGPPRRGPLSVLKVSQLLLQAIAAHKGLTLAALKKELRNSGYRVSRNCGHHLHEGSGSRVKGTLLRVSGSDAAGCFRVWKIMKSKRKPGRQSLEEGVRSPRRTLLWTRSPRRRCGRRRAAKKAQEVWRQSLRADMRMRRLRPRAREPVSSRAKEEGRAKAVDEGRGRTEKEDIRPRTPDKKRPRSKPREAKKQAPEKPVKCTIQKPTSVKTDRASNRRGRTRDPRAARTKTAIKSEGPQNAARNP; encoded by the coding sequence ATGGCTGAGGGGGCCGAGACCATGGGCGAATCCCAAGGTGCTGACGTTAAAACCCAGCAGACCACGGAAAACGTCCTCGGGGGACCGCCGAGGCGGGGCCCGCTCTCCGTGCTCAAAGTGTCCCAGCTGTTGCTCCAAGCCATCGCTGCACACAAAGGGCTGACTCTGGCAGCTCTCAAAAAGGAGCTCAGAAATTCTGGCTACAGAGTGAGCAGGAACTGCGGCCACCACTTGCACGAAGGGTCCGGGTCTCGTGTGAAGGGCACCCTCCTCCGGGTCAGCGGCAGCGACGCCGCCGGCTGCTTCAGGGTCTGGAAGATTATGAAGTCGAAGAGAAAGCCGGGACGCCAGAGTTTGGAGGAGGGTGTCCGCTCGCCCAGGAGAACCCTTCTCTGGACGCGGAGCCCACGCAGGCGCTGCGGGAGACGCAGGGCGGCCAAGAAGGCCCAGGAAGTGTGGAGACAGAGCTTGAGGGCAGACATGAGGATGAGGAGGCTAAGGCCAAGGGCCAGGGAACCGGTGAGTTCCAGAgccaaggaggaagggagggccaAGGCAGTGGACGAGGGGAGAGGACGGACCGAGAAGGAAGACATCAGGCCCAGGACCCCAGACAAGAAGAGGCCACGCTCGAAGCCCAGGGAAGCAAAGAAACAGGCCCCGGAGAAGCCGGTGAAATGTACCATCCAGAAGCCAACCTCCGTTAAAACCGACAGGGCTTCGAATAGGCGGGGGAGGACTCGTGACCCAAGGGCTGCTCGCACAAAGACTGCCATTAAATCTGAAGGTCCTCAGAATGCAGCCAGGAATCCATAG
- the ZNF641 gene encoding zinc finger protein 641 isoform X1, whose amino-acid sequence MLSEQTAALGTGWESMSVQLDGAEPQVERGSQEEGPWRTAPGPLEHLCCDLEEEPQSLQEKAQSAPWVPAIPQEGSTGDWEMAAALLAAGSQGLVTIKDVSLCFSQEEWRSLDPSQTDFYGEYVMQENCGIVVSLRFPIPKLDMLSQLEGGEEQWVPDPQDLEERDILKVTYTGDGSEHEGDTPELEAEPPRMLSSVSEDTVLWNPEQDESWDSMPRSSRGMLLGPPFLQEDSFSNLLCSTEMDSLLRPHTCPQCGKQFVWGSHLARHQQTHTGERPYSCLKCEKSFGRRHHLIRHQKTHLRDKPSKCSECGKNFRCNSHLASHQRVHAEGKSCKGQEVGESPGARKRQRAPPVPKCHVCTECGKSFGRRHHLVRHWLTHTGEKPFQCPRCEKSFGRKHHLDRHLLTHQGQSPRSSWDRGTSVF is encoded by the exons ATGCTTTCAGAACAGACTGCAGCCTTGGGGACAGGATGGGAGTCAATGAGTGTTCAGCTGGATGGAGCAGAGCCCCAGGTGGAAAGGGGAAGCCAGGAAGAGGGGCCATGGAGGACAGCACCAGGGCCACTGGAGCACCTGTGCTGTGACCTTGAAGAGGAGCCACAGTCGCTTCAGGAGAAGG CTCAGTCGGCTCCCTGGGTTCCTGCCATTCCCCAGGAAGGGAGCACTGGAGATTGGGAGATGGCAGCTGCACTGCTTGCAGCTGGATCACAG GGCCTGGTAACCATCAAGGATGTGTCACTGTGTTTCTCTCAGGAGGAGTGGCGGAGCCTGGACCCTTCTCAGACAGACTTTTATGGAGAATACGTCATGCAGGAAAACTGTGGGATAGTAGTCTCTCTAA GATTTCCAATCCCCAAACTGGACATGCTTTCTCAACTAGAAGGAGGGGAAGAGCAATGGGTTCCTGACCCCCAGGACTTAGAAGAGAGGGACATTCTGAAGGTCACATATACAG GAGATGGAAGTGAGCACGAAGGGGATACCCCTGAACTAGAAGCAGAACCTCCCAGAATGTTATCTAGTGTGTCTGAAGATACCGTTCTCTGGAACCCAGAGCAGGATGAGAGCTGGGATTCCATGCCCAGGAGCTCCAGAGGCATGCTCCTTGGCCCACCATTTCTTCAGGAAGATAGCTTCTCAAACCTTCTGTGTAGCACAGAAATGGATTCCCTGTTAAGACCGCACACATGCCCCCAGTGTGGGAAACAGTTTGTGTGGGGCTCCCACCTTGCCAGGCACCAGCAAACACACACTGGGGAGAGGCCCTACAGCTGCCTCAAGTGTGAGAAGAGCTTTGGGAGAAGACATCACCTGATCCGACACCAGAAAACCCACCTACGTGACAAACCCAGCAAGTGCTCTGAGTGTGGCAAGAATTTCCGATGCAACTCCCATCTGGCCAGCCACCAGAGAGTACATGCAGAAGGCAAGTCCTGCAAGGGCCAAGAGGTTGGAGAGAGCCCTGGGGCTCGGAAGCGGCAGCGCGCTCCCCCAGTGCCGAAGTGCCACGTGTGCACTGAGTGTGGGAAGAGCTTTGGCCGACGGCACCACCTGGTGAGACACTGGCTGACGCACACCGGGGAGAAGCCCTTCCAGTGCCCGCGCTGTGAGAAGAGCTTCGGCCGTAAACATCACCTGGACAGGCACCTGCTGACCCACCAGGGACAGAGTCCCCGGAGCAGCTGGGACAGAGGGAcatctgtcttttaa
- the ZNF641 gene encoding zinc finger protein 641 isoform X2, producing MLSEQTAALGTGWESMSVQLDGAEPQVERGSQEEGPWRTAPGPLEHLCCDLEEEPQSLQEKAQSAPWVPAIPQEGSTGDWEMAAALLAAGSQEEWRSLDPSQTDFYGEYVMQENCGIVVSLRFPIPKLDMLSQLEGGEEQWVPDPQDLEERDILKVTYTGDGSEHEGDTPELEAEPPRMLSSVSEDTVLWNPEQDESWDSMPRSSRGMLLGPPFLQEDSFSNLLCSTEMDSLLRPHTCPQCGKQFVWGSHLARHQQTHTGERPYSCLKCEKSFGRRHHLIRHQKTHLRDKPSKCSECGKNFRCNSHLASHQRVHAEGKSCKGQEVGESPGARKRQRAPPVPKCHVCTECGKSFGRRHHLVRHWLTHTGEKPFQCPRCEKSFGRKHHLDRHLLTHQGQSPRSSWDRGTSVF from the exons ATGCTTTCAGAACAGACTGCAGCCTTGGGGACAGGATGGGAGTCAATGAGTGTTCAGCTGGATGGAGCAGAGCCCCAGGTGGAAAGGGGAAGCCAGGAAGAGGGGCCATGGAGGACAGCACCAGGGCCACTGGAGCACCTGTGCTGTGACCTTGAAGAGGAGCCACAGTCGCTTCAGGAGAAGG CTCAGTCGGCTCCCTGGGTTCCTGCCATTCCCCAGGAAGGGAGCACTGGAGATTGGGAGATGGCAGCTGCACTGCTTGCAGCTGGATCACAG GAGGAGTGGCGGAGCCTGGACCCTTCTCAGACAGACTTTTATGGAGAATACGTCATGCAGGAAAACTGTGGGATAGTAGTCTCTCTAA GATTTCCAATCCCCAAACTGGACATGCTTTCTCAACTAGAAGGAGGGGAAGAGCAATGGGTTCCTGACCCCCAGGACTTAGAAGAGAGGGACATTCTGAAGGTCACATATACAG GAGATGGAAGTGAGCACGAAGGGGATACCCCTGAACTAGAAGCAGAACCTCCCAGAATGTTATCTAGTGTGTCTGAAGATACCGTTCTCTGGAACCCAGAGCAGGATGAGAGCTGGGATTCCATGCCCAGGAGCTCCAGAGGCATGCTCCTTGGCCCACCATTTCTTCAGGAAGATAGCTTCTCAAACCTTCTGTGTAGCACAGAAATGGATTCCCTGTTAAGACCGCACACATGCCCCCAGTGTGGGAAACAGTTTGTGTGGGGCTCCCACCTTGCCAGGCACCAGCAAACACACACTGGGGAGAGGCCCTACAGCTGCCTCAAGTGTGAGAAGAGCTTTGGGAGAAGACATCACCTGATCCGACACCAGAAAACCCACCTACGTGACAAACCCAGCAAGTGCTCTGAGTGTGGCAAGAATTTCCGATGCAACTCCCATCTGGCCAGCCACCAGAGAGTACATGCAGAAGGCAAGTCCTGCAAGGGCCAAGAGGTTGGAGAGAGCCCTGGGGCTCGGAAGCGGCAGCGCGCTCCCCCAGTGCCGAAGTGCCACGTGTGCACTGAGTGTGGGAAGAGCTTTGGCCGACGGCACCACCTGGTGAGACACTGGCTGACGCACACCGGGGAGAAGCCCTTCCAGTGCCCGCGCTGTGAGAAGAGCTTCGGCCGTAAACATCACCTGGACAGGCACCTGCTGACCCACCAGGGACAGAGTCCCCGGAGCAGCTGGGACAGAGGGAcatctgtcttttaa